The Streptomyces kanamyceticus genome window below encodes:
- the thiO gene encoding glycine oxidase ThiO, protein MHSPPTTPSATTDVLVVGGGIIGLVTAWRAAQRGLSTAVVDPEPGGGAARVAAGMLAAVTELHYGEQTLLDLNLASARRYPDFAAELTEASGRDIGYRACGTLAVALDSDDRAHLRELHALQRGSGLESEWLSGRECRRLEPMLAPGVRGGLRVDGDHQVDPRRLTAALLVACERAGVVFHRAWAERLTVAGDRARGIVMADDTELAAGQTVLAGGSLSGRLAGVPDDVLPPVRPVKGQVLRLTVPKAYAPFLSRTVRAVVRGSHVYLVPRENGELVVGATSEELGWDTTVTAGGVYELLRDAHELVPGITELPLTETRAGLRPGSPDNAPMLGPTRLPGLQLATGHYRNGVLLTPITGDVLAHALVTGELSDEARPFTPRRFAVPSPASSPAPSPAPSPAASAALTEQPV, encoded by the coding sequence ATGCATTCACCTCCGACCACACCGTCCGCCACCACTGACGTCCTCGTCGTGGGAGGCGGCATCATCGGCCTGGTCACGGCTTGGCGGGCGGCGCAGCGCGGCCTGTCCACCGCGGTCGTGGACCCCGAACCTGGCGGCGGCGCGGCGCGGGTCGCCGCGGGCATGCTGGCCGCCGTCACCGAACTGCACTACGGCGAGCAGACACTGCTCGACCTCAACCTCGCGTCCGCGCGGCGCTATCCGGACTTCGCCGCCGAACTGACCGAGGCGAGCGGCCGCGACATCGGCTACCGCGCGTGCGGCACGCTCGCCGTCGCGCTCGACTCCGACGACCGCGCCCATCTGCGCGAACTGCACGCGCTGCAGCGCGGTTCGGGCCTCGAATCGGAGTGGCTGAGCGGCCGCGAGTGCCGTCGCCTCGAACCGATGCTCGCCCCGGGCGTGCGCGGCGGGCTGCGGGTGGACGGCGACCACCAGGTCGACCCGCGCCGACTGACCGCGGCGCTTCTGGTGGCCTGCGAGCGGGCGGGCGTGGTCTTCCACCGCGCCTGGGCCGAGCGCCTTACGGTCGCGGGCGACCGGGCCCGCGGAATCGTCATGGCGGACGACACCGAGCTGGCCGCGGGGCAGACCGTGCTCGCCGGGGGCAGCCTCAGCGGGCGCCTCGCGGGCGTGCCCGACGACGTCCTGCCGCCGGTGCGCCCCGTGAAGGGGCAGGTGCTCAGGCTGACGGTGCCGAAGGCGTACGCGCCGTTCCTCAGCCGCACCGTGCGCGCAGTGGTGCGCGGCAGCCACGTCTATCTGGTGCCCCGCGAGAACGGCGAACTTGTCGTCGGCGCGACCAGCGAGGAGCTCGGCTGGGACACCACGGTCACCGCGGGCGGCGTCTACGAGCTGCTCAGGGACGCCCACGAGCTCGTCCCCGGCATCACGGAACTGCCGCTCACCGAGACCCGCGCGGGCCTGCGCCCCGGCTCCCCCGACAACGCGCCGATGCTCGGCCCGACGCGCCTGCCCGGGCTGCAGCTGGCCACCGGCCACTACCGCAACGGCGTCCTTCTGACGCCCATCACGGGTGACGTGCTGGCGCACGCCCTGGTCACCGGCGAACTGTCGGACGAGGCGCGCCCGTTCACCCCTCGGCGCTTCGCCGTCCCTTCCCCCGCTTCCTCCCCCGCTCCCTCTCCCGCTCCCTCTCCCGCCGCTTCTGCCGCCCTTACGGAGCAGCCCGTATGA